CGCGCCGGAGGAGATCCTCGACGCGGACTCGATCATCGCCCTGCCGACGGAGTTTTCGCCGCTGGCCTGAGTCACGTCGGTTCGCCGATGTCCTCGAACCACAGCGCGGGCTCCCGCTCGATGAACTCGGTCATCAGTGCGACGCACGCCGGGTCGTCGAGGAGGTCGATCCGGACGCCGTGGTCGGCCAGCCAGCCGTGGCCGCCGGTGAACGTCCGCGATTCGCCGATCACCACGTGCGGGATGCCGAACTGCCGGACCAGGCCGCTGCAATACCAGCACGGCGACAGCGTGGTGACCATGATCGTGTCGCGGTAGTGCGGGCGGCGGCCGGCGGCGCGGAACGCGGCGGTTTCGGCGTGCAGGGACGGGTCGCCGTCCTGGACGCGCCGGTTGTGGCCGCGGCCGAGCAGCTTCCCGTCCCGGTCGAACAGGGCCGCGCCGATCGGCACGCCGCCCTCGGCTTTTCCGGCTTCCGCCTCTTCGCGGGCGACAGCGAGCAGGTCGTCGAGCATGCGTCACTTTCGCACGGCGCGGCGAGGTCCGGCCGATCGAGGACTGAAGCTGTCCGCGAAGCGTGGCAGAGTGCTCGGCATGTACGGAACCTCCGAGCGCCTGTTGCGCCTGCTCTCGCTGCTGCAGGCGCGCCGCGACTGGCCTGGTCCGGACCTCGCGGGCCGGTTGGGCGTCGACGTCCGGACGATCCGCCGCGACGTCGAACGGCTGCGGCAGCTCGGTTACCCGGTGCACGCGACACCGGGGGTCGCGGGCGGGTACCGGCTGGGCTCCGGTGCGGCGCTGCCGCCGTTGCTGCTGGACGACGACGAGGCGGTCGCGGTGGCGGTCGGCCTCCGCACGGCGGCCAACGGCACCGTGTCCGGCATCGAGGAGACGTCTGTGCGCGCGTTGGCGAAGCTCGAGCAGGTGCTGCCCGCGCGGCTGCGGCACCGGGTGCGGGCGATGGATTCGGCGATGGTCCGGATGCCGGGCGGCGCGCCGACGATCGACGCGGAGCTGCTCACCGTGGTCGCGGCCGCGTGCCGGGACCACGAGCGGCTGCGGTTCACCTACGGCACGCACGCGGGCGCGGTGGCCGAACGCGACGTGGAACCGCTGCGGCTCGTGCACACCGGCTGGCGCTGGTACCTCGTCGCGTGGGACCTCGGCCGCGACGCCTGGCGCACCTTCCGGCTGGACCGCATCGAAGGTCTGCCGACGCCCAGTTTCCGTTTCACGCCAAGGAAACCGCCGGCCGAGGACCTCGCCGCGTACGTGTCGAGCCGCATCGCGACCGCGCCGTATCCGCACATCGTGACGCTGCGGGTGTCGGCTCCGGCGGAAGTGCTGGCGGCGCGGGTTTCTCCGACGACGGCCGTGATCGAGCCGATCGACGACGAGACCTGCCGGATGCGCACCGGCGCGAAAACCTTCGACTACATCCCGTTTTACCTCGCGCAGTGGGAATTCGATTTCGTGGTGGAGGACGCACCGCCGGAATTGCTGGACCGATTGGCGCACATCGCGGAACGGTTCGCGCGGGCGACTTCAGGCCGAGGTGGCGACGGCGAGCAGATCCGCGGGGGCGATGCCTCGGTCTGGCTCCGCACCGGTGAGTGAGTCGGAAATCGTGACGCACGGTCGACGCGTTCGGCGAAGAGGTGACCGGCATCGGGGTCGGCGACCCGGTTTTCGGTCCGGGGCCGTTCCACCGGTCCGCTGCGACGTCCTCGGCGAGTTCGCGTCGCTCGCGGCGGAGGGCAAATTCTCGATTCCGGTGTCCCGGATCTTCCCGCTGGGCGAGTGGCGCGCCGCGCGCTAACTCGCGCCGAGCATGCGGAGGACCAGTTCGCCGTACTCCCTGCCGAGTTCGGCGGGCGTCTGCCGGGTCCGTTCGCTGTACCAGCGCGCGACGTCGACGCCCAGCGACAGCACCGCCCGTGCCGCGATCCCGACGTCGCTGACGGTGAACGCGCCGGACTCGACCCCGTCGGCGATCACCTCGCGCACGCGCTGCTCGATCTTCCGCCGAAGCTGCGCGACGACCTGGTATTCCTTCTCCGGCAACGCGTTCAGCTCGTACTGCACGACCCGCGCGACCGTGTGCCGCCGCGCGTGCCAGGCGACGAAATCCTCCACTAGCAGCCGCATCCGCTCCACCGGGCCGGTGACGCGCCCGAGGACGTCCTCGACGAGGGCGAGCGTCTGCTCGTGCCCGTTGCGGCTGATCGCGAAAAGCAGCGCGGCTTTCGAGGGGAAGTGCACGTACAGCGCGGCCGGGCTCATCCCCGCCGCGCCGGCGATGTCCCGCGTGGTGGTCGCGTGGTAGCCGCGCTCGGCGAACGACTCCACCCCGGCGAGCATCAGCCGGCGCGCGGTCTCGGGCTGCACGTCGGGCCACAGGTCGGCCGAGAGCGTGGTCATCCGGCGATCCTCCTCTAGTCCCGCGCCGGCCGGTGAGTCCGCCCGTCGTTCCTAGAGTGTAAGCGCTCGCTCAGTGCCGAGTCCGGTCGTGCGTCCGCGACCGGCGCGACCTGCCGATGAGCGTATCGGAGCTGCCCGGCCGCGGCCGAGGAAAACAGTACTTTCGGCGGTGCCGCAGGCACGCTGCGCAGGAATCGGAGCCTGCCTCCGGAACCGCGGCCGACGCCGGACGGCTCAGCAGTGATGTCCGGGCCGAGGCAGGTCCAGCGCCGGGTTCGCGGCGAAGAACGCCACCGGCCTGAGGTGGAAGCCCGCTTTGGACACCGGCATCACCGGCCAGTCCTCCGGGCGCGGCACGTGGTTCGCGCCGAACGTGTACCAGACCACGACATCGGTGTCGACGAGCGGCCGGTCGGCGCGGACGTACTCGGCGAGTCCGTCGTCGCCGGGGCGTTGGTTGGGGTAATCGCCCGACGCGTAGCGCTGGTCCGGATCGTAGGCGGTGACCCACAAGTGCCGGTACGCGAAGCCCGCGCGCCGGCTCGTCTGCGACCCGCTTTGGGCCAGCGGCAGGATGTTCGTCCCCGGCATCAGCTGGTAGCCGACCGGGCGGCCGGTGTGGTGGCGGACCGACGGGTTGACGACTGTCCACACGCGACCGGCGAGCGGGTCGACCAGCCGCTGTGCCTCGCTTTCCCGGGCGAGCAGCGTGGGCTGCGCGGCGAACGCGTTGTGGTGCTCGGAACCCGGCACGGCGACGGTGTCCACTTCGTACACGCTGTTGTGCTCACCGTCGACGGACATGTCCAGCCGCATGTTGAAGAAATGCTGGTGGTTCGGGGCGTACAGGCCGGGAGCGACCGGGGTGCCGTAGCGCGGAGCATCGCCCTCGTACGCGCCGGTGGAGACGATGCCGGTCAGCTTCACCTCGAACTCGATGGTGCCGTCGAGGTAGAAGTACCAGAAGAATCCGTAGTCGTAGTTGTTCGCGGTGGCCCAGCAGGAGACCACGAGCCGGCGCTGCCGACGGGTTTCGGCGTGCCCGAGGTTGCCGTCGGTGTGCTTCCAGGCCAGGTTGTCGTCCTCCTCGTGGATGCAGACGGCGTTGGGCAGCGTCACCGGAGCGCCGTCGTCGTCGCACATCACGACGTCCAGGTAGCGGATCTCGCCGAGGCAATCGCAGCCCAGCGCGAGCGAGTTCAGCCACGGCCCGATGCCGCCCTCGCCGATGTCGAAGGCGTTCTTCACCCGCTGCGACGGGTTCGGATCGCCGTAAGGCACGTACAGCTCCGACATCGAAGCCCGGTACACGATCGGCCGCTCTCGTCCGCCGTCGTCGTACCCGATTTGGTGCAGCACCAAGCCTTCCCGCATGGTGTAGCCGACGCGCAGGCGCCAGCGCTGCCAGCTCAGCTCGTAGCCGTCCAGCGTGAAACTCGGACCATCCGGTTGCGTGATTTCCAGCGGCCGAAGATCGGCCCGGGTCGCGGCGAACGACGGCACGTTGTCCGGGTAGCCCTCGATCTCGCCGGTGACCAGCTCCGGGATGTAGTTGCCGTGCCGCGGCGGGATCGGCACGACGCCGTGGTCGGCGAGTTCCGCGACCTCCATCCGGTCGATGTCGACCAGTGCGGTCAGCCCTTCGACCGGGTGGGCGTAGCGATTGTCGTAAATCCCTTGCCGCACATAGACCTGCGGGCGCATCAGCCGCCGTGCCGGGTCCTCGGCGGGCCCGGTGTTGCCCGCCGCCCACAGGTCGATCACGACCGAGTCCAGGTCGGTGATTCCCCTGCGGCGCAAGGCCTCCTGGAAGCCGGGGTCGGCGCGCAGGACCGCGTCGCATTCGGCGAACTCGTCGCGGGAGAAGCCCGGCTGCGCGTCGGGAATCTCCCGCCAGGACACCAGTTCCCCGCGGGTGATCGAGACGACGGCCTCGATCGTGGTCCGGCTGTCCCGGTCGCGCAGCACCGCGAACGCCTCGCGCTCGACCGGGACCCCGTCGAGCACGGAGCGTTTGGCCGGCTCGTGCAGTTCGATGCTGAGGAACCGCACCATGGCCCCGAGTCCCTTGGCGCCCTTGAGAATCGCGGACGCGGCCGCGATCTCGTCGGCCGTGAGCGGCGCGAGCGGATTAGCGGTCGTCACACTTCCTCCAGGCGGCGTTCAGGATTCCAGTGACCGAGCAGGTCCCGGTAGAGGGGAGAGGTTTCCAAGAGCGTCCGGTGCTCCCCGGCGGCGGCACCGGTGCCGTCGAGCACCAGTACCCGGCGAGCGCGCAAGGCGGAGCTGATCCGGTGCGCGATCACGATCAGCGTGCAATCGCGCTGCGCGAACGCTTCCTCGGCTCGGCGTTCGGCGGCGGGGTCGAGATGACAGGTCGCTTCGTCCAGGACCACCACCGAGGCCGGTGAGAGGTAGGCCCGCACCAGTGCGATCAGCTGCCGTTCGCCCGCTGACAACGCCGACGGCACGACCTCGTCGCCGAGGCGCGCCACAAGCTCGTCGGCGCCGATCGCGTGGACTGCCTGCGCCACCCGCTCGGGGTCGGCGTCCGGCGCGAAGTAGGTCAGGTTGTCCCGCACGGTGCCCGCGAAGACGTAGGCCTCCTGCGGGATCAGCGTGCGCACCTGAGCAAGCCGCTGTGCGGACAGGTCGGAGACCGGTACGTCGCCGAGCAGGACCTCGCCGGCGGTGGGGCGCAGCAGTCCGCAAAGCAGACCCGCCAGCGTCGACTTGCCGATGCCGCTGGGACCGACGATCGCCAGGTGGTCGCCCGGCGGCACGACGAGATCGAGCCCGCGCAGCACGGGTTCGGCATGCGAGCCGTAGGCGAAAGTGAGGTCGCGGACGGTCAGTTCGCCGCTGCGGCCGGGTTCGGCGAGGCGCGCCGGTTCGGCGGGCAGTTCGGCGGCGTCGAGGATGCGGCCGACGGTGACGACGTACCGCAAACCGCTGCCGCCGACCGCGGTCATCAGGTTGCGCAGCACCGGCTGGAGTCCGATGAGGACGTAGGTGAGACCGCCCATCACGGCCCCGGCGGTCAGGCCGCGGCTGACCAGCCACGGTCCGGCGACGAGCAGCACGATCAGCGGCACCCAGCCGCCGACTGCCAGGCAGAGCGTGCGGGCCGCGGTGACGGTGGCGATCGCGCGCTCGGCGTCGGCCTGCGCCCGGATCGGCCCGGCGACCAGGTCCGCGGAGTGCTCCTCGGCGCCGGTCGCGGCGATGTCGCGAGTGCCGGCCAGTACGGCTCCGGCGGTGACCGCGAGGCGCTCGTCGGCGTGTACGGAGCGGCGGAACCGTTCGGCGGCCAGGTGGAGCGTGCCGAGGAACAGGCCGAGACCCAGCAGGAACGGCGGCAGCAGGAGGGCCACGATGACCGGGTCGACCGACCCCATGCCGACCACGACGCCCACGACCGTCACGAGGAACCCGCGCAGCACGACGATCAGCCCGGCGTAGGTGTCGCGGACGATCTCGACCTGGTGGGTCAGGCG
The nucleotide sequence above comes from Amycolatopsis sp. AA4. Encoded proteins:
- a CDS encoding YafY family protein, which gives rise to MYGTSERLLRLLSLLQARRDWPGPDLAGRLGVDVRTIRRDVERLRQLGYPVHATPGVAGGYRLGSGAALPPLLLDDDEAVAVAVGLRTAANGTVSGIEETSVRALAKLEQVLPARLRHRVRAMDSAMVRMPGGAPTIDAELLTVVAAACRDHERLRFTYGTHAGAVAERDVEPLRLVHTGWRWYLVAWDLGRDAWRTFRLDRIEGLPTPSFRFTPRKPPAEDLAAYVSSRIATAPYPHIVTLRVSAPAEVLAARVSPTTAVIEPIDDETCRMRTGAKTFDYIPFYLAQWEFDFVVEDAPPELLDRLAHIAERFARATSGRGGDGEQIRGGDASVWLRTGE
- a CDS encoding nucleoside deaminase, with translation MLDDLLAVAREEAEAGKAEGGVPIGAALFDRDGKLLGRGHNRRVQDGDPSLHAETAAFRAAGRRPHYRDTIMVTTLSPCWYCSGLVRQFGIPHVVIGESRTFTGGHGWLADHGVRIDLLDDPACVALMTEFIEREPALWFEDIGEPT
- a CDS encoding primary-amine oxidase — translated: MTTANPLAPLTADEIAAASAILKGAKGLGAMVRFLSIELHEPAKRSVLDGVPVEREAFAVLRDRDSRTTIEAVVSITRGELVSWREIPDAQPGFSRDEFAECDAVLRADPGFQEALRRRGITDLDSVVIDLWAAGNTGPAEDPARRLMRPQVYVRQGIYDNRYAHPVEGLTALVDIDRMEVAELADHGVVPIPPRHGNYIPELVTGEIEGYPDNVPSFAATRADLRPLEITQPDGPSFTLDGYELSWQRWRLRVGYTMREGLVLHQIGYDDGGRERPIVYRASMSELYVPYGDPNPSQRVKNAFDIGEGGIGPWLNSLALGCDCLGEIRYLDVVMCDDDGAPVTLPNAVCIHEEDDNLAWKHTDGNLGHAETRRQRRLVVSCWATANNYDYGFFWYFYLDGTIEFEVKLTGIVSTGAYEGDAPRYGTPVAPGLYAPNHQHFFNMRLDMSVDGEHNSVYEVDTVAVPGSEHHNAFAAQPTLLARESEAQRLVDPLAGRVWTVVNPSVRHHTGRPVGYQLMPGTNILPLAQSGSQTSRRAGFAYRHLWVTAYDPDQRYASGDYPNQRPGDDGLAEYVRADRPLVDTDVVVWYTFGANHVPRPEDWPVMPVSKAGFHLRPVAFFAANPALDLPRPGHHC
- a CDS encoding TetR/AcrR family transcriptional regulator, encoding MTTLSADLWPDVQPETARRLMLAGVESFAERGYHATTTRDIAGAAGMSPAALYVHFPSKAALLFAISRNGHEQTLALVEDVLGRVTGPVERMRLLVEDFVAWHARRHTVARVVQYELNALPEKEYQVVAQLRRKIEQRVREVIADGVESGAFTVSDVGIAARAVLSLGVDVARWYSERTRQTPAELGREYGELVLRMLGAS
- a CDS encoding ABC transporter ATP-binding protein, which translates into the protein MRREISFGLQAMPRRPVVALLLWSVPEALPAALSGFAVAHAVDSGFLAHRPAVGLAWLGLLLVAAGLGALGSRQVCRLLGSLVEPFRDTLVRKVVRGALGHAVRGRADDGAIARLTHQVEIVRDTYAGLIVVLRGFLVTVVGVVVGMGSVDPVIVALLLPPFLLGLGLFLGTLHLAAERFRRSVHADERLAVTAGAVLAGTRDIAATGAEEHSADLVAGPIRAQADAERAIATVTAARTLCLAVGGWVPLIVLLVAGPWLVSRGLTAGAVMGGLTYVLIGLQPVLRNLMTAVGGSGLRYVVTVGRILDAAELPAEPARLAEPGRSGELTVRDLTFAYGSHAEPVLRGLDLVVPPGDHLAIVGPSGIGKSTLAGLLCGLLRPTAGEVLLGDVPVSDLSAQRLAQVRTLIPQEAYVFAGTVRDNLTYFAPDADPERVAQAVHAIGADELVARLGDEVVPSALSAGERQLIALVRAYLSPASVVVLDEATCHLDPAAERRAEEAFAQRDCTLIVIAHRISSALRARRVLVLDGTGAAAGEHRTLLETSPLYRDLLGHWNPERRLEEV